Part of the Nitrospirota bacterium genome is shown below.
AAGCAGCAGGGACATTGGCACCAGCGGCCCGAGCGGATTTGATATTGGCGCTACCGGACGAGCAGGCCCCGCGATCGGAGAATCGACGCTCAACAACGAGACCTCGTCAGGCGTGAACTCATCGCTCCAACGTTCAACTGTCGGCTCCAGCCTACAAGAACGCCCAACTGGCCCACAGCAGTAACGTCTCCCCGACCATCAGCCTCGCGGCGAATCTGCCACCACCGGCGGCATCGGCTCCCACGTCTCGCCCGCATCCTTGCTGCGATACAATCCGCTCCCGTTCGTCCCGAGATAAAACAGTTTCGGATCGATGGAACTCTGCGCCAGAGACCGCACGTTCGACGTCGCCAAACCTTTATTCATCATGGTCCAGGTGTTGCCGCCGTCTTCGCTCCGGTGGACGCCTTCCCTGCCGCTCAGATACAGCACGCCTTTTCTCGTCCGATCCAAGATCATCGAAAACACCATTTGGTCCTGCAGGGACTGGCCGATGCGCGCCCACGAGGCCGCCCCATCCGTCGTCTTATAGAGCCCTGCGAGCGTCGCGGCATAGACCGTATCCGGCTCATAGGGATCGACTAGAATCGCCGTGACATTCAAGGCGCGCGACGACTTGATGATGGCCGGATCCACCAGTCCGTTATTCACCTTCTCCCAATGGCCCGCTTGATCGATCGATTTATAGACGCCGCCGCTCGTGCCCGCATAAAGGATCTCAGGCCTCGTCGGGTCCAGGCCAAGCGTCACCACCATCAGCACCTCCTTCATGCCCTCCATCCGCTTCGTCCAACTGTCGCCAGCATCCTTCGTTTCAAACACGCCCATCGTTGTCGCGGCGAAGAGATGGTTATTGTCAGCCGGATCGAAGACGAACTGATTGACCACGGAGGAGACCGTCACATCGTCCAGGCCGGCTCGTTGCGAGACCCACCGCTGGCCTCCGTCGTAACTCTTGTACACCGCATCGCCCTTCGTGCCGGCATAGACCGTGGCAGGATAGACCGGATCGAGCGTCATCGAAATCACGCGTGAGTGGCTCATGCCCCGAGACAGATTCGTCCAGGTCAGGCCCCCATCACGCGTCTTATAGATGTAGTCGTTCGTCGCGACGTAGATGATGTCGGGATTCTTCGGATGAAGCTGGATCACAACAATCGCATCGCTGCGATTGCAGCCAGCGAGGGAGGCGACGAGGAGAAACGCGAGGAGAAGAATTCTAGCCATGCACAAGACCAGACTTTACAGGATGCTCAAACAGGTCATCCAGCAAGGCCGCAGGGAGATCAAGCGCCGAGGCGTGCTATCGTGCACGTTGAGGCGCTTGATCGACCGAGAACGAAGCTGGTGACCTGTTTCAGCATCCTGTCTTAGCGGTAGTTGGTGAACTGTAGATCAATCCCAAAATCCTGCCCCTTGAGAAAGGCCATGGCAGCCTGGAGATCGTCCTTGCTCTTGCTCAGCACGCGCACCTGCTCGCCCTGGATCTGCGCCTGCACTTTCAGCTTGGACTCCTTGATAGCCTTCGTCACTTCCTTCGCCTTGTCCGCTGCGATCCCGCTTTGAATCTTCGCCACCTGGCGCACCGTTCCGCCCAGCGCCGCTTCGATGGTCCCATAGTCAAAGGCCTTCAATGAGACCCCGCGCTTCACGCACTTGGCTTTGATAATGTCGATCACCGCATTGAGCTTGTACTCGTCGTCGGAGACCAGAGACAGCTCCTTCTCTTTCTCCTTCAAGGTGATTTCCGTCTTCGAGTCCTTGAAGTCGAAACGCTGCTTCACTTCCTTCGACGCTTGATCGACGACATTCTTCATCTCTTGCATATCCACTTCCGACACCACATCGAATGAAAATTGCTCAGCCATAGCTCCCCTCCGCTTCTCGCGCTTTTCCTGCTACCTATTTAACAGCAGCCGCCACCAGGCAACTGCAATCGCTTTGCTTCATCCTGACGAACTGTCGTCTGCAATCGTCCCGGCGTTCCCCCGCCTGCCATCACCACGACTTCGCTGCTGGTGAAGGGCCGCTTCAAGATCACATAGCCATACCACTGCCTGATACTATCGCCCAAGACGATCACCGCGAGCAAGGCCACCACCGCCACCAGCCCCGCATCCAGATAGAGGGCAAAGGCCTGCCCACCGTCGGCAGTAGCGGAGGCCTTGGCCACGAACAGGCCGAACATCTCATAGGACCCGACCAGGGTGACAGCCCCGACGAACAGCATCGGCAGCGCCGTAATCCAGAGATATTGCGCCTTCCGCATCTTGATGAGCACCGTCGTCCCGATGCAGAGAGCCAGGGTGCCGAGCAACTGATTCGCCGCCCCGAACATCGGCCAGAGCGTCGAGATGCTGCCAGTGCCGATGAGATAGGCCCAGGCCCCCACGATCAGCCCGCTGCTCACCGCCACACCGGGCCACCAATTCATCCGCCGCAAGGGAGCATAGAACCGCCCGCCCATCTCCTGAATGAGATAGCGCCCCACGCGCGTGCCGGTATCGATCGTCGTGAGAATGAACAGGGCCTCGAACACCAGTGCAAACTGATACCAATAGGCCATCAAACCTGCCATGCCGGGCAAGGCGGCAAAGATCGAGGCCATGCCGACCGCCAGGGACACGGCCCCGCCAGGCCTGCCAGCCACATCCGCCTCGACCAATTGCGAAAGCTCCTGAATCCGCGAGACAGGAAAGCCCATCGCAGCCAGCGCCTCAGGCGAGAGCATCGTATTGATCGCCAGATAATCGCCGGGGACCAACACGGATGCCGCAATGAGCGCCATCACCCCGACAAAACTCTCCAGCAACATCGCCCCATAGCCGACCGTGGCCTGGGATTCCCGCTCGATCATCTTCGGCGTGGTCCCGGACGAGACCAACGAATGAAAACCCGACACGGCCCCGCAGGCGATGGTGATAAAGAGAAAGGGAAAGAGCGTACCGGGAATAATCGGGCCGCCTCCGCTCGCGAAGATCGTGACGCGCGGCATCTCGATCGTCGGCGCCATCAGAATCACGCCCACTCCCAGCAAGGCCACCACGCCCAGCTTCATAAATGTGGAGAGGTAGCCGCGCGGCACCAACAACATCCAGCCAGGCAAAACTGACGCGAGAAACCCGTAGCCTGCCAGGCCCCACACCAGCGTCGTCCGCTCGAACTCGAACCAGCCGGCCACAGAAGATTGAGCGACCACCCGCCCGAAGATCACAGCCGCCACCAACAGCACCACGCCGATCAAGGAGACTTCCGCCACCCGGCCTGGCCGGAACTTTTGCAGATAGAAGCCCATGAGGAAGCCGATGGGAATCGTCATCACAATCGTGAAGGTGCCCCAGGCATTGCGATAGAGCGCGTTCACCACGGCAAAGCCCAGCCCAGCCAGCGCCACCACCACGATAAAGAGCACCGCCACCGCCGTGGCCGTCCCAGTGACAAGACCCAGTTCATCATGCGCAATTTCAGGAAGGGAGCGGCCATTCCGTCTCATCGACGCCACCAGGATAATAAAGTCCTGCACCGCCCCGCCCAGCACAGCTCCTATCACTAACCAGAGAAAGCCCGGCAAGAATCCGAACTGCGCCGCCAGCACCGGCCCCAGCAAAGGTCCTGCTCCGGCAATCGCCGCAAAGTGATGGCCGAACAGGACATACTTATTGGTGGGATGAAAATTGACGCCGTCATTCAACCGCACAGCCGGCGTGACCCGCTGATCGTTGAGTTCAACGACCCGTTGCGAAATCCAGCGGCCATAGAAGCGAAAGGCCAGCACATAGATACAGGCAGCCGCCACGACCAGCCAGAGCCCATTCACCTTTTCCTGTGGATGGGCGAGCCCTGTCACAAAGGCAAGCGCAACGGCACCGAGAATGGCGACCAGGCCCCAGATGAAGACTAAAAGGTGTTTCACGCGCGGCATACTAACAACCCGCTGGATGCTTGTAAATCAAGCCGAGTCTGGCTATCCTGATAGGCAATGGCACCCTCCAAAACACCTCTCATCGCCTCGTCACCAGATGTGCTCGGCGGTACGCCCGTCTTTGCTGGCACCCGGGTGCCAGTCCAGACCCTGATCGAATATCTGGAAGGCGGCGAAACAATCGACGATTTCCTTCAAGGGTTCCCGACCGTGACGCGCGACCAAGTGATCGCCTTCCTTGAAGAAGCTAAGACCCGCATGCTCGCCAAGGCTTCGTGAACATTCTTCTCGACGAGTGTATCGACCGACGATTCGCAAAAGAGATCGAGGGACATGAGGTGGTAACCGTCCCTCAGGCCGGATGGGCAGGGATCAAGAACGGCGAGTTACTGACACGAGCCCAAATGCAATTCGACGCCTTCGTCACCGTTGACTGCAATCTAGCCTTTCAACAGAATATCCCGCAGTTCACCATTGCGGTCATTGTTCTGCAGGCTCCAACCAATCGATTGAAAGACCTTCGCCCGCTCCTGCCAAAACTCCAGCAGATTCTTCCAATTGCTCCCAAAGGTGAAGTCAGCCGAGTGAGCCTGTAACAGGCACCTTCGAAGCACCAGCATTCACGGCGACATGCTCGGCACCCTAGGATAAATAAGAAGAGGGCAGCCTGGTCAATCTCTTGTGCTCGCGCAACGCGCGGCCTGAGAAGGATGGGAAGGGAGCCGCCGGACCATCCTTCTTGCTCGCAGAACGCGCACGATCAGAATGTGCTCGTCCGATGCGCGCAGTGAAGGACAGGCCGGCGACTCCCTTGGGAGAGAAGATGTGTCGTGTTTCTGAAAAGACCGCAAGAGGCCCTCGTTGGACGCGCGCAGTGAGAGATCAACCAGGCCGCCCCCTAGAGAGACAACGAGCGAGCTTGGAAGGAGCATCTGTAACCTCGCTCGACGCCCACAGTCGGACCGGCCGGCGCACCCCCTCTAAAATAACAATGAGCAAGCTTAAAAGAATCGCATGTAAACTGACTTGACCCGCGGTTTACAAAGCCGCAGGTCACTCTGTTGGTCTTTTGTCTGGTTGCTGCTATATTCATTGGCAATGATCAGACCTATGAAATCGAAAATCGACAAGAATTATCTCCTATGGCTCACTGGTACAGTTGTCATTGCCATTTTTTCAAATGCGATCTGGGAATTCTTAGTTAAGCCAGCTTTATTATCTGTCCAAAACGGCATTCTTAATCTTACGACCCTCGGTATTCGGAGTTTCAAAGATGCTATTTATGCCGAAATTGCGAAGGGCCACCATGATCGAGCAAGCGACGAATTGCTTTTCCTATTTGTTGCTCTGATGATTGGTGTAGTGGCGTTTATTAACTCTACCCACTTTGAGCGTCTTGGTCGAATAAGAAAGAAGCATAAGGAACTTGCCAAAAGCTTAGATCGCTTACAGCAAACTAGTGGCACCGACGAACCGCTTCACACAATTGAATCCATCAAGACTACTCTCGTATCGACTGAACGAAACCAGGTGATACTCCGGAGGCTGGCTCTTCTTTTTGCTGGACTTGCTCTGTTCTTCGCTATTAGCACCATAACTATGGCGGCAAAAATCAAGTACATTTCATCAGCTGTTACTTATTATGATCAGCTAATAAAGATCGCAACTCCGTACATAACTGATAGCCAGAGAAAACTTATCGATTCACAATTTTCGCAAATCAAAAAAGAAGAAGATTTTGACCGTATAGTGACTCATCTCAATTCCATCGCCATATCGAACAGCCAGACGGTTCCCGCGTTCAAAGTTTGGTAACGTCAAATCATTTCCATTTCCTGCTACCTCACTGCTACCAGGCCAGAACAAAACAGGCCACCTACGCCCGTTTCAGAGTTATCCT
Proteins encoded:
- a CDS encoding DUF5615 family PIN-like protein, which gives rise to MNILLDECIDRRFAKEIEGHEVVTVPQAGWAGIKNGELLTRAQMQFDAFVTVDCNLAFQQNIPQFTIAVIVLQAPTNRLKDLRPLLPKLQQILPIAPKGEVSRVSL
- a CDS encoding YajQ family cyclic di-GMP-binding protein, with the protein product MAEQFSFDVVSEVDMQEMKNVVDQASKEVKQRFDFKDSKTEITLKEKEKELSLVSDDEYKLNAVIDIIKAKCVKRGVSLKAFDYGTIEAALGGTVRQVAKIQSGIAADKAKEVTKAIKESKLKVQAQIQGEQVRVLSKSKDDLQAAMAFLKGQDFGIDLQFTNYR
- a CDS encoding carbon starvation protein A, whose amino-acid sequence is MKHLLVFIWGLVAILGAVALAFVTGLAHPQEKVNGLWLVVAAACIYVLAFRFYGRWISQRVVELNDQRVTPAVRLNDGVNFHPTNKYVLFGHHFAAIAGAGPLLGPVLAAQFGFLPGFLWLVIGAVLGGAVQDFIILVASMRRNGRSLPEIAHDELGLVTGTATAVAVLFIVVVALAGLGFAVVNALYRNAWGTFTIVMTIPIGFLMGFYLQKFRPGRVAEVSLIGVVLLVAAVIFGRVVAQSSVAGWFEFERTTLVWGLAGYGFLASVLPGWMLLVPRGYLSTFMKLGVVALLGVGVILMAPTIEMPRVTIFASGGGPIIPGTLFPFLFITIACGAVSGFHSLVSSGTTPKMIERESQATVGYGAMLLESFVGVMALIAASVLVPGDYLAINTMLSPEALAAMGFPVSRIQELSQLVEADVAGRPGGAVSLAVGMASIFAALPGMAGLMAYWYQFALVFEALFILTTIDTGTRVGRYLIQEMGGRFYAPLRRMNWWPGVAVSSGLIVGAWAYLIGTGSISTLWPMFGAANQLLGTLALCIGTTVLIKMRKAQYLWITALPMLFVGAVTLVGSYEMFGLFVAKASATADGGQAFALYLDAGLVAVVALLAVIVLGDSIRQWYGYVILKRPFTSSEVVVMAGGGTPGRLQTTVRQDEAKRLQLPGGGCC
- a CDS encoding DUF433 domain-containing protein, which codes for MAPSKTPLIASSPDVLGGTPVFAGTRVPVQTLIEYLEGGETIDDFLQGFPTVTRDQVIAFLEEAKTRMLAKAS